Below is a window of Eschrichtius robustus isolate mEscRob2 chromosome 13, mEscRob2.pri, whole genome shotgun sequence DNA.
GCTTTTATAGCATTTTCATAccttaaaattctataaaatagtatatgactttttaaaataggagTCCTAAGCTGTATTACACAAGAAACTCCACAACTGGCATTCGCAATGTTGAAACTACTAAGAGAAATGAATGGCAcacaattctaaaaaaaaaaacaatttaaagataTGAGAATGAGCCACCTGAAGAGTTTTGTGTCATATGTGTTACCACTACTAACAATCTGAAAGActtaagttgtttttaaaaaactgaaaatatggggacttgcctggtggcgcagtggttaagaatccacctgccagtgcaagggacacgggtttgagccctggtccgggaagatccgaagtgccgcggagcaactaagcccgtgcgccacaactacggagcctgcgatctacagcccacgagccacaactactgagcccgagtgccacaactactgaagcccacgcacctaaagcccgtgctctgcaacgagaagccacccaaaatgagaagcccgcgaaccgcaacgaagagtagcccctgctcaccgcaactagagaaagcccgcgcgcagcaacaaagacccaaggcagccaaaaaaataaataaataaatttaaaggaaaaaaaaaaaaactgaaaatatggggaggaggcactcaagaaatattcCTGCTAATTAGATACTGTGGTAAAACATTACCATGTTTTGTTGGGTCCTACAGTATTAAACAGATAGAGCCGGAGTTACCACAAAAAGAAAGCAGTACTCAATTCCCTATTCAATAAAAAAGGTTCAAATTCCACAGACAAAAAAATGGTAccctgggttgtttgtttttaaggaagaTTAAATTTAGGAGTTGCCAACACCCAAACGAAAAACATTCCAGAGTATCAGACTCAATTGTAGTGGGGAGTCATCTACATTCTCAGCACTATGTTCCCTTACCCAAAACAGGAATATTAACAAAGGATGCTTCTTGGGACCTCACGAGATACACCATACTTACTTCCCCCAGTAAACATTACCCttgttaaaaaaccaaaaacaaaaaggtaCTTGAGAAATAACAATTTTAGCACAAGCAGCCAGACAAAAAATGAAGTTTAACATCTGCCAAGATATTTCCCAAAATAAGACCCCTGTCAAATGAACAATGAGGAAAAGATTGCAAATGACAAATTCTTTTATTTGGACCATCagctacttttaaaaagaaagttgagGAATGTAGCTTTTCCAAAGCCTTGTCTTCAGTCTCCccctaattttcatatttttaacttaaaaaaaaaaaaaccctagaaatTTGATTACCACTCTTATGAATTCCTTTTAAAGCAATTTAATGAGTAACAGATCTTTTGTGCAAGTAGCAAACCACAGAGGACAGTTTTGCTGGCTGATAAAAATCTCTCTGAAACACTCATAAAAATATACCCTTCAAAGACAAACTCTGATTTTTCCAGGTATGGAAATTAtattaagacttaaaaaaatttggGTATGTTTGATATACACCCTAACTTACTACAAATGTTTTTACTTGAACCACAATTAAAGTTGGTGAATTCTTACTATTTATTTACTGTGTGTCAAAGTTGAATAAATTAGAAggccaggaggaaaaaaaaggtaaaacctAGAACCAATGAGAAAAAGATGCAACTACTTCGGGTGAAACAAGATTACTGAATCACTTCCCAAAACCGGTGAGTTACTATTAAAGTAACCAAATACTTGTTAgaggattgttttgttttgttgaggGTAGAGAAAGGTGCGGTTATACCCCAAGTAAAAATGTTTCACCAGGCACTCTGTAATGGCAAGATACTGCTGCCTGCATAATGGTTTTTGAGACTGctcaaaaataccaaaaaaaaaaacccaacaacaacccaaaaaacaaaaaatccccaaccCTACCACAAATGTTTTCCAGAATACACAGAGCCAAATACTTAAATACAGGGAAAGAGCATCTTAGCAAAAAGAATTGAGGGTTGCTACAGCGTTTCTAATGTCCACAATACCACTCAGAaaaaaactctgtgtgtgtgtgtgtgtgtgtgtgtgagcgtgtgtgtgcgtgtgtgggggAGCACTACTTCCAAAAGCTGGTTTATATATGAAATAGAGCATATGCTCAGCTGGATATACTTATCTTGGGTTCACTGAAAGATAAAGCTGTCTGGGATAGTGCTAAAGCCACGTTTTCTTTACAGGTGCTATTAAACACTGttaagagagaagaagagagaaactaTCTGATAATTTGAGACGGGCACGTGGGAAACTAAAGTACGTGATCATCACCATTAATCAATTTTTCTAATTGATCAAGCATAAACAAACAAGGCTAGGTGGGCAAGTTCTGGAGCCCCCGAGTTGTCTTTCCAACACTGAAAAGAAGGATCATGGGTCTGAGATCTTAGCCAGAAAGCCTGAAAAGCACGCGTCCGACTTTGGATTTGGGGAACTTCCCAGCAAGCATTTGTTGAGAGTAAAACTCCATCACCCCCTGCCTGCCTAACTCAGTGAAAGGCTAAGAAGTGCAGGCTCGAGGGAGAAAGCTCTGGGCCCTGGAGAGAAGACACCAGGAGGCGGCAGCCCTCAAGGGTCCGGCCGCGGCCCCCGCCCGGCTCACCTCTGCGGCAGGGATGTTGACCACGCCGGTGGAGCGCCGCTTCTCCCGCAGCTTCCTCTTCTCGATCTGCCCCTTGCCTTTCCTGGCGCTGGGGCCCGAGCTCTTGCCCTTCTCCGGGGCGCCGTCCCGCTCCTCCTCGCCGTCCCGTACGGGCGCTGCCCCCGAAGCGGCCGCGGCGGCGGACTCATCCTCCGGCCGCCGCTGGCCGGGGGCGGCGCGGCTCAGCTGCGCGGGGCCCACGGCGCAGTTCACGACCCCGGGGCTGGGGGCGGCAGGTGCGGCGGCGCCGCCCGGGAGGTTGTTGTTGAGCTCGTTGGCCGCAGCGGCGGCCGAGGTGCCCAGGGGCCCCGGCGGGAGCTTCCCGGCCGCGTCGCCCGTGCCCCCACCAGGGGCGGCCGGGCCCGGGGGATTCTGCTTGGCGCGCATCTTCTCGCGCTTCGCCTTccactcctccaggaagtctgtggtgctgccgccgctgccgccgccggtCCGGTAGCCACCGGTCGCCATATTCCCAGCGGGGCCGGCCGGGCTCTCACCTCAGGCCGCCCGCCCCAACTCCGGCCGCCGCCCCCTTTTCCTTCCCGCCACCCGGAGAAGGCGAGGGAACGACCCCCGGGCGCGGGGGCGGCCGCGGCTCCCCCAGGGACCGGCTGGTCTGCGGGGAAACACAAAAGGGGGCGGAGAAGGGAAGCGTAAGATCCTCGCCCGGCCCGAGGGTCGTCCCCGCGGCCGCGCCCCTCGGAGCCCCACCGAGAGCGCGCCCACTCAGCCCCGCAGGCGAGGAGCCGCAAGAGTCCCCACCCTGCAAAGTTTCTCCGACGCACCTACACGGCTGGCCCGGACGATCACCGCCCCTCGAGGGGTGGAGAGAGGCAcggtccccacccccccgcccgcccgcccgcccgcccgccggggtCCGAGCCTGCGGCGGTCGGGGGACCCGGGCCAGACCCCCCACCTGTTGACCCGTCGCATCTCCAGCCCTCGCTCCGGGCCGGGGTCCCCGCGACCGACACACTCATTCCCGGGACGAGGCGCGGAGTCCCCTAACCGACTCGCGGAGGAGGCGGGACGCGTCCCGACCCAGCAGTCCAGCCGAGTCCAGGGGGACGGGTGCGCGTGCGGAGCGCGGACCGCCCGGGCGGCCCCTTACCTGGGAGGAGTTGGGGGGACGAGGAGCGGGACTGGGAGCTGGCGCCCAGGTGAGCCGAAGCGGCCGCGCGGAAGGAGATGCGGCCAACTCTCCGCCCGGAGCCCGCGGCGCTcccgggctgggagggagggagggagggagggaatgagcgaggggagggaagggaacgagGGGAGCCGAGCGGCGCCGAAGCGCCGGCGGAAAGGACCGAGACCGCTAGTGAGGGGCGCGGCGCGCGGTGGGGGCGGCGGGGCCCGCCGACGCCCCGCCTCCGGCGCTCAGGTGCGCGGCGCCGCGTCCAGCCCGCCGCTGCCGCCAGCCCCGCGCCAGCAGATGCGACCGCACATTCCTGGGCGCGCAACCTCGCGGCGGCCGACCTCCCGGCGCCTCCGACGCTGGAGCGTGAACCGCCCTCCACGCCCTTCTCCCCGCTCCTCTTCTCCGCCTCTCCAGTCTCCCACCACTCTTCCTTTTAAGTACAAGACGTATTCTTCCAGGGAAAATCTCAAATACTGCTGGCTGAGGGGGAAAGTGCATGATTCAGGGCCTGACTAGCTAGGATGGGAAAATACTCTCGCGTCCCTTTTCCTAGTCGCTGCCCCCTTTTCAGATGTCCTGGGGTGGCAAGCAGGACAGTGGAAAGGGCTGAAACCCAGGCCCCTCCTTCTAAGTCTGTGGTCTCAGGTGAACGTGTCGCCTGAAAGGAGAGGCTTCAACTGTTAGTGTTTTATCAAGGCTTTACTATTATCTTAGGcttgcagggaaaaaaattttaaactcattttaaaatgtattgtgtTGGCGATCTCAGTCCTACTTGGAGTTTCCTCTTAACCCTGTCTCTACACCTCCTCTTCACAGATAGTGAATTTAGCAGCAAAACTCCCTACCAAAGTCCTAAAGCTGCATTGAGGCTGATTTGATATGAGCTGGGGCGGTGATTGTCTCTCTTCTTCTACCCTTGACATGCCATAGGGTAAATCTTATCTTCAGAGGCAAGTCATCTCCGATTTCTGGATCAGGGCTGGGTGACTGCCACTGTCAAGCACTTGAGCAGATAGACGTCACTGTATCCGAGTAACGCCAGGGCACATCACTGTCATAGGGTACAAATGCCTGGTCACCATTTTGCAAAAAGTAGGCGAGCCCTGAGTCACATTCTTACCTAACATAACTCTTTCTTCCTACTTAGTACCTGTTTTGCCCAGGTGGCACACGGTGGGTGAGCCGTCAGCCTGTGCCTGCTCAGGAAGGAGAACAGGAGAATGTGATTCACACGCTATTTATTTATCAGAGGGGAAAGTCACACAGTTCTCGTCTTTTGTCTGACTGCTGGAGTGAACATGTGGATAACCCGGATTGAGTTCtggaaaaactctttaaaaaattaaaggccTACGTTGGGAATCGGTTTAACAGGCCGAGCCTGGTTGGTACCAACCTGGGTGTGCCATCTGAAACTCCTCAATTAATGATTCATTACTTTGTTTTCTGAGTTTTaaggcgggggtggtggtgggagggttGGGCATTAAACAGATACACATTAATATTCTTTATAACTTACCAGAGGATTTTCTCTTGGAGGGACTGCAGGATATAGTGGAAAGAGGATATAATGTGCCTGACTACAAACATCTAAATAGCTGAGAGATCTTGGGCATGTTGTTTAAATTCTCTGAAACTCAGCTTTCTTTACTATAAAACCAGTAATAACAGCATATGTTTTTATGTTGTTATAAGAAATGACACTGTGTGCTTGGTCAAggaaagcactcagtaaatatagtCTCTTTTATTAATAGGATATTGAACAGAGTCCTGGGTTTCTAAGGGGGGCGCAGACGAAAAAAGATAAGGTACTAAATACACAATATTAACTTGAAAACAATAGACTTTGAATGAACTAGGATAACACTCTGCCACATAATTTATCAGTGCATCTCTTTGACCAGTTCTCTTGGTATTAACAAGCGCTGAGTCAGGAATGTTGGCTACTATGGACTTGTGTGACTTTCGGCAAGTTGCTTACCTTTTGTGCCTCTGTTTACTTacatataaaatggggataataatacttccTATATTGTGAGAGTGCTGTGAAAGTGTCTGAGATCCTTAGATAAAAGGTAGTAGGGGAGTACCAGAGTAGTTATTATTAGTCTATAAAGTGCCCTAGGAACCATGGGTGAAAGAAATTACTGAGGTACAAAGCGCtgtgtattattattgttattgtttattATACCTTTTGTCTTTACCTTACCATTCTCAATATTCCCAAAGGTATATTTTCACAGCCAGACTGCTTCCAACATTGCATCAAGATATTTAGCTGAGTCAGTTCTAAGTTGCCATGTTTGCATGTCATCAATCTTCATGTACAGCGTTCTGATGAAATAATCCTTAAAGACTCTGAGCCTGGTTTCTCAACTGCAGCACTACTGAAATTTgggactggataattctttgggGGTGTTGTCCTGTCcactgcaggatgtttagcagcatccttggcttCTGCCCACTAGATACCTACCAGGAGCTGCCCTCCACCCCCAGTTGTGAGTTTGCCAAGTGTCTCCTGGAGGGCAAAATCTTCGCCAGTTAAGAACTTCTGAGCAAACATAAAACAACTAATTTGGGTGATACACTTGCCCTTAATAATAAAGGGAAATAAGATGATGATAACAAAACAAAGATTCATTTTAATATGTCAAAGTCAAACTTATTCTAAATGTTAAGTCTTACTTAATGTTTTCCAGGCAGTGGATTAGCTGTATGTGAAATAGCCTATTTGTATGTGTTGAAATAATTAATAGGATATTAAGAAATAACCAATTTGCCTTCAGTGCAAATATTTCTGGAAGGTATGCAATTCGCCCTCTAGaatcaaaataatacatgcacATAGTCTTAATGGTTAAATACTTCAGTTCTACAAGGATTATAACAAAAGACAGCAATCCCCTACCTAAAACTCTACCCAGAACTTTGAACTCTTATAACTGTTTCTGCTAATATAGATCttcctatttatattttaatgccCTCACCTGCTCTTCTACTTCTTGGTGTCTCCATTTTTTAGACATCCATTTTTGGCTTCCTGATACAGAAGAAGAAGATTTAGTTCTCCTATACTTAAACTACACCTACACGTTTCTTACTCCTAAACTCCTGCTATACTTGTATTGcaatttttattgaataaacaTTTAATGTTTATAGTGTTATGACTATGCAAATATTGTTCACAGCTGAGCCAGGCAGTGTACTatgattgcttttctttttctttctccaactTATTTTCTTGTtacacaaatatttctttttcctacaGTTAAAACTTGCCCCTTTTTTGgcttatttttctatatatcagTCACAAATTTACACCCAGACTTTCTTCCTATCGATGCAGTTAATCACGTCAGATGATCTGTcagttctatttctctttttcttggagATATCTCTCCTGGAGCCCGCCACCCCCACTCTAGTCTGGATTGATTTTAAGGCTCATTGCTCTGTGGTTATTCTGGGATTATACTTCCCTAACATCCTGGGAATTATTTCCTGTGCAGACTCCTTGTTTCCTGAATCCCATAttgtcctctttcttttcccttattttagTTGAGTACTTCTTCAATATTCTCTGGAGATCGGATTGCACATACTTTGAGACCATGTgtgttagaaaatgtttttaatttatcttcACACTTGGTTAATAGTTTGGTGAGGCATAGACCTCTACGTTGGAAGtcattttcctttataattttgaAGGCATCACTATATTGTCTTCTGGTTTCCAGAGTTGCAGTTTCGAAAACCAATGGCATTCTGattcctttgtattttctctctggaAGTTTTTGGAACTTCTTACCCAGATCTACTTGATTATCTTAAAGATTTGCcatgatttgtcttttttttttaaataaatatatttacttatttattcatctatttatttttggctgtgttgggtcttcgttggtgcgcacgggctttctctagttgcggtgtgagagggggctactcctcattgcggtgtaagggcttctcattgcggtggcttctcttgttgcggagcacgggctctaggcgcgcaggcttcagtagttgtggtgcacgggcttagttgctccgcagcatgtgggatcctcccggaccagggctcaaacccgtgtcccctgcattggcaggcagattcttaaccactgtgccaccaggtaagtcccagcCATGATTagtcttttttcattattatgttaAGCATTCAGTGGGCCCTCTAAATCTGCCATGTGCCTTTCACTTGGGAAATTTCTTTATCCTATATCTTTGGTAATTCTTCCCttccattttctctattttctctttctggagcCCCTGTTAAATAGATGTTGAACTTCTAAGTGTTTTCTAGTAAATGTTTGTCTTTTCTCTCCTAGTTTCCATCTCTTTGGCATGTTATTATACTTTCAGTAAAATTCCCTGTCTTATTTGCCAACCTTTCTGTTGAATTTTCTGTTTCTGCCACCACTTTTTCTTTGATCTATTTCTTAGTCTCTAAATGTTCTTCTTCCATATTATCCTATTCTTGTGTCCGATTCatcatcttttctctttctaaggAAATTCCTTTAACTTTTCTTCTGCTGGTCCTACACTTTGTCTCATATCTATTTGTtcccttttatctttttgattgTTTTAGTCTTCATCTTTCATGTTAGAGGATTTCCTCGTCAGTCtgctgttcattcttttttttttttaattttttttttggccgctctgcatggcatgcagaatcttagtcccccgaccaaggatcaaacccgtgccccgtgccgtggaagtgcggagtcttaaccactggaccaccagggaagtccctgttcattCATATTTTAGCTTAAAGCATTGAAAAGttgtttgggggacttccctggtggcgcagtggttaagactccgagctcccaatgcagggcaccggggtttgatctctggtcagggaactagatcccacatgcatgcctaactaagagtttgcatgccataactaaggaaactgcctgccacaactaagacccattgcaaccaaataaataaataaaagttgattGCTTGCTCTTCTTTCAAAAGGCAGAGCTTGTTGATTGATGGTCCCAATTTAGGGAGCTGGTGTTTGGACCCAGGCATTTTGTGGAGGCGTGTGTCCATTGTCAGCATCTATGGGGCTCTTCTCTTGGCCAGATCAGTTTCCCTGAGAGAAACTGTGTTTCtgcctgtgttgctagttgtcaACTGTTTCCAGTTCCAAGTAGAAAAAGGGAACTGGGGGAGCCTTAGTACCCAGCATGCAGGTTTCACTCAGTCCCTGTGCTTGGATGCCTGGGGTGCTCAAGTTCAGTACATTTGTAATTCAGCAGCTTCAGAGCGTGAACTTCCAGTCCTCTGCCAGGGTCAGGAGAGACAGCCTCCTTGCTCCTGGGCCTTACAGTGGGGACTTGAGACTCTAACTGTCCCTTACATAGATTTTTAACAAATCTAGCTGTTTTCACCcccattctttcctctctttcagtATATGCTGCTGCCtcttatttctgagctttcttcaGGACAAAAAGGATTCCTTCTGGCTGGCTTTGTCTCTTGCAGGTGGTTAGAATtcacctttctcttctctgctaaCATCTGTTTTTCATCTTCCATCTCCCAAAATTTTGCTCATTTCCCATCGTCTTGGTTGTTACTGGTTTATCACTTTTATTTTAGTGAAGTTACTTGAGGGTGTAGAGGTAAACATGTGTGTTCAATCTGTTATGTTTAACAGGATGTCTAATCTGTCCATTTTGcagatttctagatattttgaaatCTAATCTGTGATGAGGCTAGATAAGTAGAGACCTCTACCTCTTATTACATCTTAAGCCCCTATTGATTGACACTATTAGGAAGAGTTCTGTGAAATGTGTTGTGTTTTCTGGAGGCTGTTTATGAAGATGTGGCTCATTACATTACATAATGTCCCCAGGAAAAAAATGTCTGACATTACTACTAAGAATAGTTGTATGTATTTCTCTTttgttacttttttgttttgtttttttccaaaggctttttttttttttttttttttttgatgtggaccattttcaaCGTCTTTATTGAACCTGTTACAGCATTGCTTCTGTTCCATGTCTTGGCCCCTTGGccccgaggcacgtgggatcctagctcccagaccaggatcgaacccgccccc
It encodes the following:
- the PAWR gene encoding PRKC apoptosis WT1 regulator protein, with product MATGGYRTGGGSGGSTTDFLEEWKAKREKMRAKQNPPGPAAPGGGTGDAAGKLPPGPLGTSAAAAANELNNNLPGGAAAPAAPSPGVVNCAVGPAQLSRAAPGQRRPEDESAAAAASGAAPVRDGEEERDGAPEKGKSSGPSARKGKGQIEKRKLREKRRSTGVVNIPAAECLDEYEDDEAGQKERKREDAITQQNTMQNEAVSLLDSGSSYLLQEPSRTVSGRYKSTTTASEEDVSSRFPRTDRSGFSRYNRDANASGNLVSSSTLEKKIEDLEKEVVRERQENLRLVRLMQDKEEMIGKLKEEIDLLNRDLDDIEDENEQLKQENKTLLKVVGQLTR